The genomic stretch CAGAGAAAAAATTATCCTCTCCATATAATATATTGCTTCCAATCTCTTATACGCTATGCATATGCAAGAGGAACTAAAAGGTATATGCAAAAACGCTACCGTGAGAATAATTATACAATGGTCATTATGGCTACGGACAAAGAAACAGATACATCAATGGCAACTGAAAAAATTATGAGAAAAATAATAATGGGGAAAGACCGAAGCTAAATAAAAGCGATTGGTAATAGGAAGGGATCATATTATGGAATTTTACTTCACTGGAGAAATTATGGAGGATGTAGAAAAGGCCTATTCTGAGATCGAGAATATTGTTTTAAAAAAATTAAATACATCACTAAACTCACAGGATTACGGTCCTGGCTTAAAAATATTGGGGATAATTTTTATGATCGCAAGTGATGAGCTTGTTGAAGAGGGTCTTTTTAATGAAAAAATAACTTACTTGAAGAAAGATAAGGACTCTGATATTCGTCTGAGAATTGATCATGCGACTTTTAGGGAAGTTGATCTTGATTCTCAAATAAGGTTACTAGTCGATAATTTGATTAGAGCTGTTAGAGAAATAAAGAAGAAATTTAAAGAGGACTTCGATTCTGAAAGGTTAGCAAAGGATATTGATCGTTTGTTTAACTAAGCTATAATTAATTATGAAATAAAGACAGGTTAAACCACGAGTGGATTTATTTTATGAATGGATTTTCTTTTATAAATTCTAAAAGCTGCTCTTTCAATCAAAATTTTCACAAATCACTGTAGTCCAACTTAGGTTTAATTAGAAAAAGTAAGCAACCGATCAACAGACCGGTTGCCTATTCCTGCACCCTAAACGGAGGGCACCGCGAATTACTTTTTCTTTAATTCCTCTCTAGTGTAGGCATCAGAAATTATCAATTTGCTTATGTGTTCACGCTAGCTTCCTAATCTTCTCTTCTTATTTGATAATTTCATTCACTATAGTTAACTTTCCGTATTATAAATGGACTCCCAGCAGAAACTCCTGTACTATTACCTTTTGATTCTAATTGAATGAGGATGATTTTTTTGGCAAGTGCAGCAGTAGTTTTTGCATCAATTCTTTTACCTATTTTTCTTTATATGTCTTTTTACTTCTTGCTTGATGGGAAACAGCCACAAGCAAGAAGAATATTCATCTCCCTTAGTTTTAGTTTAACAATATGGTCGATGGCAATAATTATGATTGCAAAAAATTAGAAGGTCTATCGACCTTCTCAGATTGTAGACAAAAGGCATTCGGAATGTATTCATTCTGAGTGCCTTTTGTCATTTCTACTTCTTTTCATGAATAAATCAGGTGGAAACCCGCCTGATTTACGCTGGAATTGGTCTGTTCCACGACCATCTGGCGATTTTCTTCAAATTCATGGCAGCAAACGTAAGCATCGCCTGCATGGACAATTTTTTTAGCCCTCGCAGGGTTGTCCATCGCATGCCATGCTTTTCTTTTGCATCTGCAAATACCCGTTCCACCGTTTCTTTTCGTTTTGCATAGATTTGTTTTACATGCTGGTGGTGTCTTAGATGCTCTACTTCTTCTAAGTGGTTTTGCCATACATGTCGCGTCACTACTTTTTGGTGGTTCTTGCTCCCTGTACACATGGATAAATAATGACACGATTTACAAATTTCTTTTGGAGATTTGTATTCTCGGTACCCCTCTTTATTGGTGGTCGAGTAAGGTAATACCACGTTAGCAGGACATAAATAGGCGTCAAAATATTCATCATACACGTAGTCATCTTTTCGAAAACCTTCTTTTTGAGAACGCGGACGTGTATAAGGCAGCGCCGGAGTAACCCCTTGCTCCAACAAATATTTGCTAATCCAAGGTGTTTTGTAGGCAGCATCGGCTGCCACTGCTACAGGTTTCCCAATCTTTTCTTTTACCATTTCTACGAGGGGTGCAAGCAAGTGGCTGTCATGTTCATTTCCGGGAGTGACGATGTTACCGAGTACAAATCCGTTTCGGTCTACTGCTGCGTGAAACGAATAAGCAAATTGTTTGGTCCGTTCATCTTTGACATAGTAGCCGCTATCGGGATCTGTAGTGCTTTGTTTAATTTCCTTTTCTTCTTCTTTTTTAAAAGAGTCCGGAGGAAACGGCTTTTTATCATGGTCGTCCCGATCTTGGTTAATTTCCTCTTCCAGTTTGCGTTGATATGCTCTTGTTTCTTTGCGTACAACCTTCTTTTCGAATTTCCGTTTATTCGCACTCGCTTTTACGTGTGTAGAATCGATGAAAACATGCTCCGCGCTGAGTAAATGTTTCTCAGCTGCAGTCCGCAAAATACGGTAGAAAATCTGTTCGAATAGATCTGTATCTTTAAAACGACGTTCGTAGTTCTTTCCAAAGGTAGAGAAATGCGGAACTTTATCATAAAATCCATAGCCCAGAAACCAACGATACGCCATGTTGGTTTGAACTTCTTCGATCGTTTTTCGCATGGAACGAATACCAAAGGTATATTGAATAAGAGGTAATTTAATTAAGATGACCGGATCGATGCTAGGTCGTCCAATTTCCGAATAATGATCCTGAACCAAGTCGTAGATGAAAGAAAAGTCGATCGCCGATTCGATTTTGCGAACCAAATGATCTTCTGGAACGAGTTGATCTAGAGCAACCATTTCAAGTTGGTCACGTTGAGTGGAGGATTGTTTCGTTAGCAAGATTGTCACCTCAAATAAAATAGTTGCTTCTATTGTAAAATAAAAAAGACTGCAGGCAAACTAGTTTAAGCTAGTTTGTCTACAGTCTGAGAAGGTCTATCGACCTTCTTTTTATATTAGGATCAAAGTTTATTTAGATATTTTTAGAGTAGTTGTGTAATTCCCCAGATGACCAAGATACTCAAAGATTGGCGTGTGACCATATTCTTTAACTACAAATACTTGTCCTGTTATAACATCCTTGTATGTATCTCTTATCTTGCACTGGCTGGCTTGGATCAAGTTCTAATATCTCATTCCTCCACTAAAGGAAAATTCTAGTTATTAACATTAAATAAAAATGCCATTATCCCTAAAAGTAAAGGGTCTAATCCAAATATTGATTGAACTAACGGAAAAACGATAGTTCAAGAAGAACAAGTAAGCAATCGATCAACAGATTGGTTGCTTGTTCTTTAAGTTATTGGGCAGGATAATGCAACGTTAGTTGAACACAGCAGGGAGCAGCTTGCAGTTGGCAGTTGCTCCCTTAGGGTATGTGTGAACTGCTAAGGAAGGATAGTAAATTATCCTTCGAGAATATATGATGCAATGAAGTTAATAGAGATTCCCTGGAGGTAATATAATGTTGAACAAAGAAACTGTAGTAAAACAACTTGAACAAGTAGGATTAGGTCAATATGGACATGCCATTGCAAACTGGGCTTTTCCTACAGCTCAACTTTTTCTTAAACCTGTATCTGACATTATGATTCCTATTGGAGGAAGCAAGGTAGGAGGTAATCCTGATCTTCCTGATGATATAGAATGGCCATTATGGAAAGATTATGATATGACTTTTATTGCTCAAATTAACTTGGCAGATTGTCCAGTAGATATTTCTCTTCCTAAAAGTGGGTTGCTGTCTTTTTTCTATGCTGTAAAAGCTATGTATGAGGACGATGACTTTTATAATGATCCTCACACATGTCGAGTAATCTACATCGATTCAGACCGCCTCTCGAAAATTTCACGAAGAAATATTCCTAATAATTCAATTGATTCAGAAATAATGAAGCCGAACAAGATTTTATATGAAACGAGTCTATCTGTACCAACTGCTGAGTCAGCTTATTTGAAAAGTTTGGGGTTAGACTGGAATGGTAACAGAGATGATTATGATAAGTATTGGAAATCATTTTTACCGCATTGGTCAAAGGAAGGGTACGTAAACAGACTTATGGGTCATCCTGATCAAATGCAAGGCGATATGCAAGTCGGTTGTGAAATAGCCGTTGGTCCGTACAGCTGGGATGATCTGAATAATTCGGATATTCGTGAGAAGGTTGTTAATTCCGCATTAAAATGGCGTTTACTACTACAAATTGATTCCGAAGAAGAAAAAACCGGAATTATGTGGGGAGATGTTGGAAGGATTTATTTTTGGGTTCATGAGGATGATCTTACTGATTCATGCTTTGAGAGAGTAGTTTGTGAAATGCAGTGTGGCTAAACTAACGGAAAAACGATAGCTGAATACAGCAGGGAGCAGCTTGCCAGTTGGCAACTGCTCCCTTCAAAGTAAGCAACGATCAATGAACTGGTGCTTTTTCTCTTAGCTACTTTTGGCAGATTAATTCAACTTTTTAATCACTAAAAGCGTTATATCTAAGGGACATAGCTATTGTGTAGGAAGAACAAGCGAAAAATTAGTTTCACAAGTATTATCTGTTTTTGAGAAGAAAATACCGGGATTGGTTAAAGCTAGACAAGATAATAATTAAATCATCAATTCGTATCTTCCCTAATAAAACAGTATCTATATTGGTGTATAAAGTTGAGGGGAATTCAAACCAAATTTACAGATTCGGTTCTTATCTTAATCGGACGGAAATAGATGTGACTATCTATTAGCTCAGGGATCTTTCACTATAATAAAAGTGAATTTTGATTGGTAAGGAGGATTTGTATGAAAAAGAAGATTTTATTTATTTTTAGTTTAAGTGTTGTTAGTGCTTTAACTTTAGGTGCCATTTACTCTTCAGCATTAGATCCTTTTACAAATTCAATACGAAAAGTCGAATCTCAACTTGAGTCAAACAAGCAACTACAAGATAAAGTATTAGTTGAGATTGGAGATATCAAGGTGACAAATGTAGAGTTGGCAAATTTAAAAGCTAACAAATTAGTTGAAACAAATCCTGTAATAGATGAATCTACACTACTTAAAGAAATTGTAGTTGATAAGTTATTCTTAGAATTAGCTGATGATGAAGGAGTTACTGCAACATATGAGGAAGGAAAAAAAGAAGCAGAAAGAATGCGTGCTCTGTTGGCAAAACAAAGTAAAGAAGTACAGGATACTCAGAAAAATTTCATAGAATTAAGAGGTCTAACAGAAGAAGAGTATTGGACTGAATATGCTCCTTCAGAATACCAAGAACAACTAACATTACAGAACCTTGGTCAGTTGTTAATCAAACAAGGGAAAATCGGTGTTGATAAAGATAGTAATACTAATTTAGGACAAGATTTAATTAAATTTAAGGAGCAGCTCCTTACAGATGCATTATCTAAGGGTGATGTAAAAATTGTAGATAATAGTATCAACTTCTAATGTCGAAGGGCAAGAACATATATACAACAGAAGTTTCATATTCTGCCGCTTTTTTATTTATTAAAAGGTTGATGGAATCAACCTGAAGACCATTGAACTAACGAAAAAACGTTAGTTGAATCTACAGTTTATAATCCTTCTATTAGTAGCAAACTAGAATTAATCGCTCTAGTAGGAGGTTATATTATGATTTTAAGTGAACTTTGGCGTCATTATGAAGCAGACAAGCGAATTCAGGGGTTTAGTCCAAATACATTGAAAGCATATGCTTTACAGCTCAGGATGTTGGTTACAGATCTTGGGGATATAGATATCTCCGAAGTAACTCTTAACCTATTGAAGGGATATCTAGCAAAGCAATCCAATCGATTAAAGCCTAGTAGTCTAGGGCACCGCATCCGTTTTGTACGATCCTTATTCCGTTTTGCATATGAGGAAGCCTATTTACCGACAAACCCTTCATTTAAATTACGTGAGCCCAAGATGGAAAAGCGAATTCCTAAGTTTTTGATGGAGGAAGATGTAATTCATCTAAAGATTTCTTGTCAGACTCATAGAGAAAGAGCTCTACTAGAATTTCTCTACAGCACGGGTTGCCGGATTGGAGAGGTTGAGAAATTAAATACGGAGGATTTGAACTTGGAGAATTGCTCTGCCATTGTAAATGGGAAGGGTTCAAAGCAAAGAGAAGTTTACTTCACCACGGAGTGTAAAGTATGGTTGAAGAAGTATTTAGCAAGTCGAGAAGACTCCTGCAAAGCCTTGTTTGTGACGGATACCCATCCTGTTAAGCGAATGGCCATACCAACGCTAAGGTGGGTATTAAAGAGATTGGCAGATCGAGGAGCCGTGGAGGCTAATGTGTATCCCCATCGATTCCGACATACTTATGCATGCCAGCTGCTTGATAACGGGGCACCATTAGAATTTATTCAAGGTATGCTGGGTCATGAAAAATCCTCAACTACGCAAATCTATGCTCAGCTTCGTGGAGAGCGTCGGAGAGAATTGTATCGACGTTTTTTTTAGAAATAAAGGCAGATTATATGTAAGAGATCCAACCCGAATTATTCCACTTAGAAAAAAATAATACCAAGATAAGACTAACCTTTGCAATGAGTCCTTATTAAAAAAGAAAGGACTGCTGTAAAGACAGCAGCCCTTAATAATACTTATATTATTCCGCTTTTACGAGGATTTTAACTTGGCTCTTTTCTTTTAGCAAACCTTCAAAACCTTCCTCAATCACATCATCAAGTTTAATGCGTTTTGTTACCAATTTGTCAGCAGGGAAGTAGCCTTTTTCCATGAGGCTGATTACCGCTGGGAATACATCACGGTATCCGATAATGCCGGAGATACTGCGTTCTTGCATGACAATTTTATTAGGCTGAATTGGTGCTTCTTTTTCAAAAATGCTGACGATCATGAGTTCTCCGCCAATTCGAACAGCTTCGAGTGCTTGTTCGAGTACAGGCGGCACACCTGTCACTTCAAATACGACATTAGCACCGCCATCTGTTAAGCGGTGGATTTCTTCCACTACATCAGGAGTTTCTTTCGGATTAATAACTTGTGCTCCAAGTTCTATAGCTTTTGCGCTGCGCTCAGCAGAGAGTTCCACTGCATATATTTCGGACGCACCAGATGCTTTTAGCGCCTCGATTACGAGTAGTCCAATGGGACCCGCACCGAAGACAACGGCTTTGTCGCCAACTTTCAGTTTGCTTTGACGAACTGCATAAAGGGCAACAGCAGAAGGTTCCACCAAAGCACCTTGTTCATAGGAAACGGTATCTGGAATTTTGTGAACGATATGCTCATCCGCAGCAACATATTCAGAGAAACCGCCTCCGCCGCCGGCAAGACCGAGGAAGCCCATTTTGTCACAGAGGTTGTATTTACCTTGGCGACATGCTGTACATTGACCGCAGTTGAAGATCGGTTCAACAACGACGCGGTCTCCTTTTTGCAGACGGGTTACGCCTTCTCCAACTTCAACGACTTGTCCAGAGAATTCATGACCCATGACAACAGGCGCTTGCTCTCCCGTAATCGGATGAGGTTTGTCAGCTGGAATAAAGATCGGACCCGCCGTATATTCGTGCAAGTCGCTGCCGCAAATCCCGCACCACTCGACTTTGATTTTTACTTTCCCAGGTAGAGCTTTTGGTTCCTCGATTTGTTCCACTCGCAGATCTTTCACACCATGCCATCTAAGCGCTTTCACAACGAATCATCTCCTAAATAGAAAAGTTAGCTTGCAAGCAAAATCCATAAAGCAGCCTGCTGTTTTTCAATTATGTTCTTCATGTATTGCTCTACTTCCAAGAAATATCGCTTTGCATGATGTCCTCAAAACAATATTTTTGGGAAACGTTTCCGATTCAAATATGTCATATAATTTATATAATGTCAATTTCAAAATCCCTTCTCGCGAGATATATAAGTTGATTCCAATCTAAAGCAAGGTAAGAAAATGGCTCTATCTCACGATGATTGATCTGGAGGATATCTTGATAAGATAGCAGCTGTGATATAATAAAAATAGAATCCTACTTCATCTAGGAAACAGGAAACGATTCCAGTTCAAAGAGAGGTTGCCGAGTGCGTGAATAATAATAAAGATCAGAAAATTACGATAGAGGATGTAGCTAAAAAAGCGGGAGTTGGAATAGCAACCGTCTCGCGGGCTATTAATAATACAAGCGGCATCAGTGCCAAGACAAAGGCGAAAGTGCTGGAAGCCATTGAAGAGCTTGGGTTCACCCCGAACACTTCGGCACAAAGTTTAAAAGTACGCCACACCCACCAGATTGCACTTGTGGTATCCGATATTCGTAATGCCATTATGCCGGAGATTGCTTGGTCTGTAGAGCAGACGGCCAAACATTATGGATATCGTGTAGTCCAAATCAATACTTCAGGAAATGCGAGGGCGGAGCTTGAAGCAATTCACGAAGTGAAAAAACTCCATGTAGATGGAATGATCATTCTTCCGCTTGCTTACCCCAAAACGCTGGGAGATCTGATTAGTAAGTCTCCTGTACCGATATCTATTATTAATTATGGAAAAAAGCTAGGCCCTGAATATAAGGCAGATATTGTGTGTATGTCCAAGCAGGAAGGGAACCTTGTCATGGAGCATCTGCTGAAAATGGGACGGACGAGGATTGCTTATGCCGGAGCAGCCAAAGATATGATCGAAGAGCGGTATTTTGCCTATGAGCGTGCGCTTCCGCAAGTTGATATTTCATTAACTTATTTCGGGGATGACTTTTCACTTCAGACCGGGATGGAGGCAGCTAATTATTTTTATAGCCTAAAGGAAATGCCAGATGCGGTCTATGCTTGTAACGATATGATTGCGATTGGGATGGTGAATCGTTTCAAGGAACTAGGCGTACGTGTTCCCGAAGATGTAGCCATTGTGGGTATTGATAATAATTCGTGGACGACACTTACATCCCCTCAGATTAGTTCGGTCACGATCTTAGGCGATGAGTGTGCTCGTCTTGCTACGGAACTGCTCATTAAGCGAATTAAGGAGAATAATCAGGCTCCCTATGAGAAAGTTGAGTTTGAACCAAGACTGATCGTGAGAGAATCTAGTGTACCGATGAAAAGAACTCCATTACAGTAAGAAGGCGAAGAGAATTCTCCTCGTAAGTGGGAAAAATAAAATGATAAACAGGGAATCACGCCAATTGCGGGATTCTTTTCTTTTTATCTAAAATTTCGAATTCATATTCAGTTCATTATTTTTCGGTATGATTTAGGTTTCTCACAGTTAGAATACATCTAGTAAAATACATAAATTTCAGCTCTCAAAGTAAACTTTAGGTTTACACGGGGGATGCTGATGAGACAGGCTTGACTTAAAAATGGGTATTATTGATTTTCTTTGATCAATGTGATGAAACGGGTGGTTTCACCTTTAGTTGCTTCAGCTATATATGAATTATAGGGAGGACTTTTATATCATGGCTAAAATTTTGGTGGTAGACGATGAAGCTCATATTCGAGAACTTATTGAATTATTTCTGAAACGGGAAGGTTTAGATGTCTACCAGGCAAAGGATGGAGAAGATGCGCTCAACATGCTTGATTCCATGAAGCCGGATCTTGTAATTATCGATATTATGATGCCGGGTATGGACGGCTGGGAACTATGCGGTCACCTAAGGGCATGGAGCGATATTCCGATTCTTATGCTTACGGCTAAGGGAGAAACCGAGGATAAAGTGAAAGGTTTTGAACTTGGTACAGATGATTATATGGTTAAACCTTTTGCACCCCAAGAGCTGGTCGTTAGAGTAAAGGCTCTGCTCAAAAGATACCGGGTCTCCATGGATCAAACGGTAAAAGTAGGGAGACTTACACTAGATCGTCCTTCGTTCCAGGTGATATCGGAACATTCTTCTGTGACACTGCCTCTTAAGGAATTTGAACTGCTCTATAAACTGGCCAGTTATTCAGGGATTACTTTTACGAGAGAGCAGCTCATTGAAGATATTTGGGGGCTTGATTACGAGGGAGACGAGCGAACGGTAGATGTTCACATTAAAAGACTGCGGGAGCGGTTTCCTGATCATCAGACGGGTTTTCGGATTGTCACGATTCGGGGGCTTGGATATCGGCTCGAGGAACTTGTATGATTCGCAGTTTGTATGTGCGGGTTGTGCTTACTTTTATTGCAGTCACTGTTATTAGTTTATTAATTTCATCATTCATCGCTTTTCGATGGTTTGAAAAGGATGTAAACCGCGATATGTCTGCTGAACTGATGAAAGAAGGAGCGAAAGTACAGCAGTTGTATGATGCGTGGCAGCCGGAAGACTTATCTGTATTTGTTGAGCAGACTTCAAGCCTCATACGGGAGCTCCATATTACACTGGTTGGTCCAGATGGACAAACGATAGATAGTGAAGATAAGGGACAGAATCCACCAATCAAAAAGGGGAATTATGCGGAAAAAGTGGACACGGTACTGAGCGGAGCAAATGCGATTATCCAGGAGGAGAGCCAACAAGGAGGCCCCATGCGTCCGGTTGCGATTGGTGTACCTTTACAAACGACAGATGGGGTATACGCCATGTTCTTACAGCCTAATCTAAAACCGCAGCGTGAAAATTTTAGGCGGAATAATACCATGATTAATTTGACATCTTTGCTTGTCGGCAGTTTTCTTATCTTGATGGCTTCGCGTTTTCTCGTAAGCCCGCTGAAGAAGATGACCAGTGCTACAAGGCAAATTGCCCGCGGTGATTTCAGAATCAATCTTCGTATGAAACGCAGAGATGAGATTGGGGAGCTGGCAGAGAGCATTCAGCTTATGGCGAGTGAACTCGGTCAACTGGAACAGATGCGTAAAGATTTTGTATCAAATGTATCTCATGAAATGCAGACACCGCTTACTTCCATTCACGGTTTCTCGCAGGCGCTCACGATTAGTGAACTTAGTGATAAAGAGCGGATTCGGTACGCAAGTATTATTGAAACGGAAAGTGAACGTTTATCCAGGCTCATTCGCAATTTGCTGAAGCTGTCATCTCTTGACTCAGACAAGCATCCTTTTCAGATCGAAGCATACAGGCTTGATCGTCAGCTGAGAGACGTCATTTTAACTTTGGAACCGATATGGACCAGCAAGTCGATCACCTTTCATCTTCATTTGCAGGAGCTCGTAATTCAGGCAGATCGAGATCAGCTCAGTCAGGTATGGACTAACCTGATTCATAATGCACTGAAGTTTTCTTCCGAAGGAGGCAGCATCGAAATTTCGATGACCCGAGAACGAGGCTATGCGGTTGTTGCGATTAGAGATTATGGAGAAGGGATGGCTAAAGAAGATTTACAGCGGATCTTCGAGAGATTTTATAAAGCTGATGCTTCTCGTAATCGCTACGAAGGCAGCGGACTCGGATTATCGATTGCGAAGAAGATTATTGATCTTCATGAGGGCCGAATTCAGGTGGAATCCGAGCTTGGAGTTGGGACGACTTTTAGAGTGTATCTTAGATTGTAACAGGGGATTTCATATAGTGTGGATATCTTATAGGAAAGGCCTCCACCATTCATACTCAGTTCATAATGATTCCGTATAGTGACCTATAAGAATCATAGGGGAGTGAGAGAGGTAATGGAAGGGCAGGTCATGTATTCTATCGTGGTTCCCGTATATAACGAGGAAGAGATAATCCAGGTTACGTACAGCCGGCTAACGAAGATTATGGAACAGACGGGA from Paenibacillus polygoni encodes the following:
- a CDS encoding Imm44 family immunity protein — encoded protein: MEFYFTGEIMEDVEKAYSEIENIVLKKLNTSLNSQDYGPGLKILGIIFMIASDELVEEGLFNEKITYLKKDKDSDIRLRIDHATFREVDLDSQIRLLVDNLIRAVREIKKKFKEDFDSERLAKDIDRLFN
- a CDS encoding IS1182 family transposase — translated: MLTKQSSTQRDQLEMVALDQLVPEDHLVRKIESAIDFSFIYDLVQDHYSEIGRPSIDPVILIKLPLIQYTFGIRSMRKTIEEVQTNMAYRWFLGYGFYDKVPHFSTFGKNYERRFKDTDLFEQIFYRILRTAAEKHLLSAEHVFIDSTHVKASANKRKFEKKVVRKETRAYQRKLEEEINQDRDDHDKKPFPPDSFKKEEEKEIKQSTTDPDSGYYVKDERTKQFAYSFHAAVDRNGFVLGNIVTPGNEHDSHLLAPLVEMVKEKIGKPVAVAADAAYKTPWISKYLLEQGVTPALPYTRPRSQKEGFRKDDYVYDEYFDAYLCPANVVLPYSTTNKEGYREYKSPKEICKSCHYLSMCTGSKNHQKVVTRHVWQNHLEEVEHLRHHQHVKQIYAKRKETVERVFADAKEKHGMRWTTLRGLKKLSMQAMLTFAAMNLKKIARWSWNRPIPA
- a CDS encoding YwqG family protein; the protein is MLNKETVVKQLEQVGLGQYGHAIANWAFPTAQLFLKPVSDIMIPIGGSKVGGNPDLPDDIEWPLWKDYDMTFIAQINLADCPVDISLPKSGLLSFFYAVKAMYEDDDFYNDPHTCRVIYIDSDRLSKISRRNIPNNSIDSEIMKPNKILYETSLSVPTAESAYLKSLGLDWNGNRDDYDKYWKSFLPHWSKEGYVNRLMGHPDQMQGDMQVGCEIAVGPYSWDDLNNSDIREKVVNSALKWRLLLQIDSEEEKTGIMWGDVGRIYFWVHEDDLTDSCFERVVCEMQCG
- a CDS encoding tyrosine-type recombinase/integrase, encoding MILSELWRHYEADKRIQGFSPNTLKAYALQLRMLVTDLGDIDISEVTLNLLKGYLAKQSNRLKPSSLGHRIRFVRSLFRFAYEEAYLPTNPSFKLREPKMEKRIPKFLMEEDVIHLKISCQTHRERALLEFLYSTGCRIGEVEKLNTEDLNLENCSAIVNGKGSKQREVYFTTECKVWLKKYLASREDSCKALFVTDTHPVKRMAIPTLRWVLKRLADRGAVEANVYPHRFRHTYACQLLDNGAPLEFIQGMLGHEKSSTTQIYAQLRGERRRELYRRFF
- a CDS encoding 2,3-butanediol dehydrogenase, which gives rise to MKALRWHGVKDLRVEQIEEPKALPGKVKIKVEWCGICGSDLHEYTAGPIFIPADKPHPITGEQAPVVMGHEFSGQVVEVGEGVTRLQKGDRVVVEPIFNCGQCTACRQGKYNLCDKMGFLGLAGGGGGFSEYVAADEHIVHKIPDTVSYEQGALVEPSAVALYAVRQSKLKVGDKAVVFGAGPIGLLVIEALKASGASEIYAVELSAERSAKAIELGAQVINPKETPDVVEEIHRLTDGGANVVFEVTGVPPVLEQALEAVRIGGELMIVSIFEKEAPIQPNKIVMQERSISGIIGYRDVFPAVISLMEKGYFPADKLVTKRIKLDDVIEEGFEGLLKEKSQVKILVKAE
- a CDS encoding LacI family DNA-binding transcriptional regulator, with the translated sequence MNNNKDQKITIEDVAKKAGVGIATVSRAINNTSGISAKTKAKVLEAIEELGFTPNTSAQSLKVRHTHQIALVVSDIRNAIMPEIAWSVEQTAKHYGYRVVQINTSGNARAELEAIHEVKKLHVDGMIILPLAYPKTLGDLISKSPVPISIINYGKKLGPEYKADIVCMSKQEGNLVMEHLLKMGRTRIAYAGAAKDMIEERYFAYERALPQVDISLTYFGDDFSLQTGMEAANYFYSLKEMPDAVYACNDMIAIGMVNRFKELGVRVPEDVAIVGIDNNSWTTLTSPQISSVTILGDECARLATELLIKRIKENNQAPYEKVEFEPRLIVRESSVPMKRTPLQ
- a CDS encoding response regulator transcription factor → MAKILVVDDEAHIRELIELFLKREGLDVYQAKDGEDALNMLDSMKPDLVIIDIMMPGMDGWELCGHLRAWSDIPILMLTAKGETEDKVKGFELGTDDYMVKPFAPQELVVRVKALLKRYRVSMDQTVKVGRLTLDRPSFQVISEHSSVTLPLKEFELLYKLASYSGITFTREQLIEDIWGLDYEGDERTVDVHIKRLRERFPDHQTGFRIVTIRGLGYRLEELV
- a CDS encoding sensor histidine kinase; the encoded protein is MIRSLYVRVVLTFIAVTVISLLISSFIAFRWFEKDVNRDMSAELMKEGAKVQQLYDAWQPEDLSVFVEQTSSLIRELHITLVGPDGQTIDSEDKGQNPPIKKGNYAEKVDTVLSGANAIIQEESQQGGPMRPVAIGVPLQTTDGVYAMFLQPNLKPQRENFRRNNTMINLTSLLVGSFLILMASRFLVSPLKKMTSATRQIARGDFRINLRMKRRDEIGELAESIQLMASELGQLEQMRKDFVSNVSHEMQTPLTSIHGFSQALTISELSDKERIRYASIIETESERLSRLIRNLLKLSSLDSDKHPFQIEAYRLDRQLRDVILTLEPIWTSKSITFHLHLQELVIQADRDQLSQVWTNLIHNALKFSSEGGSIEISMTRERGYAVVAIRDYGEGMAKEDLQRIFERFYKADASRNRYEGSGLGLSIAKKIIDLHEGRIQVESELGVGTTFRVYLRL